DNA from Hypanus sabinus isolate sHypSab1 chromosome 16, sHypSab1.hap1, whole genome shotgun sequence:
agtgaaatattttaGCCGCTAATGTTACAAAAGGAGTTGGGAAGGGAATGGCAGCAAACATCACTTGCAAAAGTTCAGTGAAATgagtacagtaccagtgactgcAGTAGATCCCTCTAGTGCATGGCACATTGAAACACCAGCTACTTACAGGTAATTCTTTCTTATAAGAACTTGCACAAAGTTACTACTAGTCAATACAACCTCTAAAGTATTTAGTGAAAACTGCACCACAAATTGAGCTGGTGGAAAAACATTTTTGTGAGGACAGGTCATCCCTTTCACACAAAGCAGGCACAATCTTGTACTCAACTACTGGCATTTGCACATCTCCTGAAGATGCACTAGCATTTACCTGGTTTGGCAAGTGGGTTGTGGGGGAGGGGCCACCTAAGGAAGGAACTGGTGTAACTAGAACTGACTTTGAATTTACATAATGGTTTGAGGAATTCCAGGTTCATATTAGAAATCCAAAAATAAGCAAAGGATGCCTTTTCAGAGGATACTATGTTGCAATACATTTAAAAGGGAACAATGGAATTTTTGGAGATCTCAGCAGTCATTTTGCAAGAGGTAGTCAGGTTCGATAATTTGTGGAATTTAAGTTTGGTATCACATCATCCCCTGTTCTGCTACTCGACTTCTGCTAGCTGGACTTTCATCCCTGACACAGGAAACATTAACTTTGCTGccagaacttaaagctgttcataaTTATGTAAATGTCTAAATAAAGTTTCCATAACACCTTTGTGTAGCAATGaacaaagcatttcattactgaGATTCAAATGAAGATCCATTTCAACTCATTCTTCATTAGTACCGAGTCAATGTCATAACATCCAAATTAGAGATTTCCAGGCAACAAAATCCGAGACCCAACGTCAGAATGTTTTAAAGGAAATGCAAAAGAGCTGCCCATTGGATTCTGGAGAATTGGACCTGAACTTGCAATGAGACAGAAGCAGTGATAGATTCGCCCCACTCATCATCTCCTCACTACAGAAAACAAGGCAGCTGCTCAGAGAATTTGGCATTTTAGCTGTCTGCCCACATCTACAATTCAATCTGCCAATCAGAATTAGCAGCGCGTATTGCAAAAGGTTTACTCTCCCTACTGAAGCAGTGAAGCAAATGCCAGTGTGTAAAATAAGGAGATTTTCCTTCAAAATCAGAAATAAGTACATTTGGTCCTTAGTTTCACTAAGCACACTACTGAAGTCATTGATGCAAATCATGCATCTGGTCTTTTCTGAAGATTTTGCTATTTCTCCAGTGAATGTCAACTCATGCAAATAGGAAATTCTCTTAACTATTTCATATGTAACCATTTTAGATTATAGAAGGGATCAAAAGACTCAGGCCTGACAACAACTGAGTCATCCAACTAGATTAGTTATTCCTGTCAGCAAAAGATCCAAATAATTTCAGTAACAGTAAAGATTGGGatggtgggtggggagggtgtttGAATCTCATCGAAAAGAAAGCACATCTCTCATAACAAATAAATCCCCTCCCTGCCAATAGGTGTTGGGAAGGAAATTGTGCTCACGGGGAGGTGCACAAGTACTCAAATGTAGCAAAAGCAATGCCAATAGTAGCATGCACTGCTAGTGATTGAGAATCCACTGACAGGTCGTTATCCTCAGGGATTTAACAAAAAAATTCATTTACATTTAACAATAACCCTTCAGAGGGCCAGAATAAAGATAAACTCAAGTTTGTGAACAGTGGCTGAAGTGAAATTCCAATTTGGCAGAGTTCCAGATAATGAACTGGCTCAGGAGGTTCACATTTTTTCAACCAAATGGCACCTAGCGCATTCCTCCATGTCGGCCATCGTTCCCAATCCCTCCTTTCATTCCCTCCTGCTCCACAGACTTCAAGAGTTCCTCAACCCACTTTAGTTCTGCAGTTAGTGCATCATAACGGGTTTCTAGTTTAGTATATTTTCGCTTTAGGATGTTGGTAGACAGCATGGTTGATTTGACTTCATCCTGCGCCTGCTTCCTCAAGGTTTCTGTCTTGCGCAACTCATTTTTAATGTGCCCAAGGTCCTGGCTGATGCTTTCATTCTCTTCTTTATACCAAGATTCCTTCTCATCGTAAATAGAAACAAGGGCATCAATGTCCTCTTTGAAGGACTTCTTGTTTCTCACCAGTTCCTGAATGCTTTCTTCTACTGCAGTGATTTCTTCGAGCACTTTGGAGAATCTCTCAAAGTTGACATAGGTGTTGTTTGGAGGCATGCTGGAGTGGGATTTGATTGTGTACTCCTTGAGGCGTGTTGTCTTCAGTCTACGACGCTCTGGCTTCTTGCCGTTATCCTCCCGTCTCACATTCCTCCTCTTGATCACCTGCAGATGGGTGAAGAGGAATAAGATGTTAAATTGGGTACTTCTCCTTTAATCAAGTTCTGCACCATTTCAAGGCATGTAACTGAACCTACCTGCATGCACTGCATACTTTCACATTTCTAAATATCATTATACTGTCCAGCCTCCCATCTTGTATCCTGTATAAACAAGCTCTGGTACCTGAATACCTACTCACTTTAGTTTACTGATCTACTCTGGCTgagaaatgaacctcagggtagtatataatGACAagcttcaaagtaaacttattatcaaagcaggttACGAGCTCCTCAGGTTGAAACTTACATCCTCATTTTCAAATCTATTGATTCCATCTGTAACATTTTCTAATGCTTCAAATTTGAGGACTATACTCTGACACCAGATTTTTTATAGTTTATAGTTTGAGATGACTGGAACTTAAATTCTGACATTTTCTCCGTACCAGGTAATTCTTAACACTTTGCATCTTTTACATACTCAATTTTGAGTAACTATCTTGCAATCTGCTATGTGACTAGAAACCACATATTTATAATTCACAGATGATTTATCATATTAAAATAGCGGTGGGGGGCGAATAAAACTTCGGCACATTGTAATACTTCACTGATACTACTAAACAGAGGTAGTGTTCTGGAGTGAATCATACTGCTTGAACATCACTACAGGCAGGGTAGAAGCCTTTGTTAGTTAGCAATTTGTTAGTTCCTGGTCATTTAGCAACAACACGAACAAGTAAGCTGTGTTCCCCACAGAATATCAAAGTGTAATTATTGGACCTCTACGATACaagcacaaaataaaataattaccTTAATCCATGGATGTTCAAGACTATCACCAATGGTCATTCGTTTTCTGAAAGAAAGGCAAAAgatgaaaaaatgcacacatatTTATGGATACACAGGTCTCCACATTCTCTAACTAATCAAAGTACTCTGTTCATTACCACTAATTTGGCAAAAGGTGGTTCTTACTTGGGGTCTTTCACCAGAAGTCTGCGGATGAAATCCTTTGCCAGTTCACTGGTGTTACTGAAGTACTCTTCATCAAAGTCATAGTTCACAGCAGAAATGTTTGTCAGGGTTTCTTGCTTGGTTTCACCCAGGAATGGAGAAGCACCACTCAAACTGGAAATAAGAGGGAAGAATTGCACTTAATATCAACATATCATTCCATCAGCTGTCTCTTCTGAAAATATTAAGGACAGTACACCTTTGAACCATAAAGACAAATAATTTTAAGAGTATAGCAGGAATATGGCAGATTCACTTCTAATTTCCAAGGAAAATATATTGAGAATTCAATTTTCTGGTAAAGGTTTCAGAAATCCAAATCACGTCATGTCAGAGAAAAGCACTTAACctcaaaaacacaagagaaaGGGAAATACTTCAACTATTTCATACCAATCAGTAAACAGTATTAACAATCACAAGCAGGACTTTGTTAAAAACTGTTGTAAATGGAAGTTACTTTGTGATTTAGTTTCATGGGGGAGTGGCAAGAAAACCCAaagataagtttttcacagaAGTGATTACATGAAATAAAAAAGTTGAAGTCTAAAATTAAATGTTTTGATAAGAGTCCAAGGAAAAACAAAGGATTTGTAACAAGATATTTGGTTAAGCCAAGCCAATCAACAAATATATCTATgaaagatgtaaaaaaaaatcagttttcaGATTTCATAATCAAGCCCGAGCCAATTCTGTATGAAAGTCCCAACTAACAATATCTACAATGCACCTCTTCTACAGTCCCTTACCTCAAGATCCTTTCTGCACTTAGCGCAAACCTATGCCCTATATTCTTAAGCACCTCTGCCAAAGGAAAGGTTTCTGCTCTCTACAACCCACCTTTGTCCCTCAATTTTGAATCAGGTGCCCCCCTCAGCACACCCCATTTCAGGGAAATCAGACCCTCCAGTCTTCCCTCACACTGAAACATTCCACCCCAGCAATAacttggcaaatctcctctgcaccctctccagtacaATTTCATTCCTTTTAATAGTGTACTGAGTAGAACTGTACATGATACTCCAGTGACCCaaagccatttaaaaaaaaaattgatccaagatctctctgtgctTATACTCCATCTTGATTAATGAAGCCAAGCATCCCATTTTTCACCACTATCTACTTGTATTGTCACCTCCAAAGATCCTTAAGCTTGTACACCAAGGTTTCTTCATTCCACTATACCCCCAAGGCACCTACCATTCGTGGTATAAATCCTACCTTGATGAGAAGTCACAGCAtttatcaggattaaattccatctgctatttccctgcCCGATTTACCAACTGATAAAGATTATTCTGTAGCCCAAGATTACTTTTATCACAATCAATAGCAATGGtcatatcctctgcaaacttAATCATATTATCACATCCAGGTTCTCAATGTAGATAACAAACAGCAGAAGTCTCAGCATTGATCTCTGTGGTACACTCCTAATCACAGGCTTCCATTCACAACAATAgctcaccatcaccctctgcctccctttCGTAAACATATTTTGGGTCCAATTTACCTTTGCTCCAACCTTTGGACTAGTATTCTAGTATTCAAAGATTTACTGACATCCATGTAAAACCTCATCAACCACACTGTCCTCCATATATTAGTTTTCTTCCGAAAGCTCAAATTAATAAATTAGGACCTCCCACCAAATCTGACAACTACTGCTCATCAATCATTTCTATTTAATTTTCCCTATTTGTTTGAAGCAGCTGCTTCTCAACTAATTGCTGGAATATAAGGCAAGATTACACCACATCCCACAAGTAAAAATGGAGCAAAATTGGGTAAGTACCTGTTAAATTACCTTTGTGACCTAATGAACCAAAATAACCCTTGGTTAGCACTTAGTCCCTACCAACAAACATCCCAGTTATAATTTCTGGTTTAACTTGAGTTAGCTAACCTCAAACAAGTTATTAACAAAGCACTATAATTGGTGTTGACAGTTTTAGGCGGAAAGTGAAATAAAAAGATGACTCCTCACACTTCTAGCTTGTAACCAGTGATTCCCACAGGAAATTACTCGTACT
Protein-coding regions in this window:
- the dapk3 gene encoding death-associated protein kinase 3 codes for the protein MTLGLTCTMAVFKQDNVEKYYEMGEELGSGQFAIVRKCREKSTNIEYAAKFIKKRRLSSSRRGVSLEEIEREVNILREIQHPNIITLHDIFENKTDVILILELVSGGELFDFLAEKESLTEEEATEFLKQILDGVHYLHSKKIAHFDLKPENIMLLDKNVPNPRIKLIDFGIAHKIEDGNEFKNIFGTPEFVAPEIVNYEPLALEADMWSIGVITYILLSGASPFLGETKQETLTNISAVNYDFDEEYFSNTSELAKDFIRRLLVKDPKKRMTIGDSLEHPWIKVIKRRNVRREDNGKKPERRRLKTTRLKEYTIKSHSSMPPNNTYVNFERFSKVLEEITAVEESIQELVRNKKSFKEDIDALVSIYDEKESWYKEENESISQDLGHIKNELRKTETLRKQAQDEVKSTMLSTNILKRKYTKLETRYDALTAELKWVEELLKSVEQEGMKGGIGNDGRHGGMR